The genomic DNA CAGCGGCCAGTTGGATGCCGGATCAACCACCACCGACTCCAGCTTCTTGCCCAACACGCCGCCCTTGGCGTTGATTTCATCAATCGTCATCAGCGCCACGTCCTTGAGCGGCGTTTCGGAAATAGCCATCGTGCCCGACAGGGAATGCATAATCCCCACTTTAATGGTGTCTGCTGCGTACGCCTGCAAAGAGAAGCCCATGCTCAAAAAGGTGGCCGACAGGGCAAATGCTTTCAGTAAAGAACGTCTTTTCATGACCAAAACCCCTAAACGATATTGAGTGATAAATGTGCCCCAGCAAAATGGGGCGGAACCACAGCTACGGTGAAACGGGTTGCAAACGGGCCTGCTGAAGCCGGTGTAAGGTTATTTTTCTGACCTCGGCTTTACTCTGGGAAATATGCGCAGTGAGGATCCGCTGCGCCTCTTCCATCTGCTGTTGCGAAATCGCCTGAAGAACCTGGGCATGTTCGCTGTAGGTGGCATCGACCCGGTCCTCGCGGGTAAAGTCGAGGTGGCGGATGATGCGCATTTTCTCGGTCAGTTCCACATGCACGCGGACCATTTCGCTGTTGCCCGTGGCACGCACCAGCGCGGTGTGGAACGCTTCATCCTGACGTGATAGCGCCTTGCCCGGCGCCATCTGCGGTGCGTCGCACCAGAAGGCCAGCAGCGGCGTCAGATGCTCACGCCTGGCCTCAGCCGACATCATGCACAGGCGCTTCACCGCCTCCATCTCAAGGACAATGCGCAAGTCGTACAGCGCCTCAAAATAGGTAAAATCGAACGGTTTTACCTGCCAGCCGCTGCGCGAATACACCTGCACATAGCCTTCATGCTCGAGCCAGAACAGCGCCTGACGTACCGGCGTCCTGCTCGCCGCCATGCGCTCGGAAATTTCGTTTTCGCTGAAGTGCTCGCCCGGCATCAACCGGAAATCAAAAATGTCGTTTTTCAGCGCCAGATAGATTCGCTCAGCTAACCCGGCCTGGCGTTTCTTGCCCACGCAGTCGTTATCATTCGTCATAGACGGCCTCCTGCTCGAGCCACAGCAGCGCGTCGCCGGGGCTGACCGGACGCCCCGGCTGACAGCCGATACGTTTAACGACCCCAGCCTGCGGCGCGTGGATAGCCAGCTCCATCTTCATGGCTTCGACGATGATCAGAGGCTGCCCTGCGTCTACTGCCTCACCCGGGGCCACCAGCACTTTCCAGATATTGCCGTTCATATCGGCGGTCACCGCCAGCGCGCCGTCATCCAGGGTGACGTCCTCGATCGGTAGCGGACTTTCAATCACGGCCTGCTGCTCGTCGAGCTGCCAGCGAGCCACCTCTTCCTCAAACGCGGCGGACTGGCGCTGGCGGAACTGGGCAATATCCTCAGCATGAGCATCGAGGAAGCGCAGATGTTCCTGGAAGTCGAACGTCGTCTCTTCAATACGAACTGCCGCGCGCCCTTCACGGAAATCGTCGCGCAGCCGATCCAGCTCCGTCTCGCTGACCGGATAGAAACGGACCTGGTCAAAGAAGCGCAGTAGCCACGGTTCACCGGCGCTGAACTGCTCGTTTTTGAGGAATTTATTCCAGATAGGCAATGTGCGCCCCACCAGCTGGTAGCCACCCGGCGAGTCCATGCCGTAAATGCACATATACATGCCGCCAATACCGACGGTACCTTCCACAGTGAAGGTGCGCGCCGGGTTATATTTAGAGCTCAGCAGGCGATGGCGCGGATCGACCGGCACGGCGCACGGCGCGCCAAGGTAAACATCGCCAAGGCCAAGAATCAGATAGCTGGCGTCAAAAATTGTCTCCTTCACCGCCTCACGGCTCGCCAGCCCGTTGATACGCTGAATAAAATCAACGTTATTCGGCAGCCACGGCGCGCTGGCGCGGACGGTATCGGCGTAGCGGCTCACGGCGTCCAGCGTCGCGCTGTCCTCAAACGCCATCGGCAGATGCACAATACGCGACGGCACCTTCATCTGGCTGACATCACCAATACGCGCTTCCTGCTCCAGCAGCAGCGCCACCAGCGCCTGTTGGCTGATTTCGCGGCTGTCGTAACGCACCTGCAACGAGCGCACGCCGGGCGACAGCTCTTTAATGCCCGGATGAGCCAGATCGCGCAGATGCGCCATCAGTACGTGAACCCGCAGGCGCAGCGCCAGATCCAGCACGTTTTCACCGTACTCAATCAGGATGTAGTTATCTCCGGCCTGGCGATAAACAATGGCCGGCGACGTAGCGCTGGCTGGCAGAGAAACCAGCCCGGCGGCAGAAACGCCGTCACGGTCGGCCAGCGACGGCACCGGAAACGCGGGCAGCGCGGTGGTTTGCAGCGTTTCGATGCTGCGATCCAGCGCATTTTCACGCGCCACCGCATCTTCCACGCTGATGGGGTAAAAACGGATACGATCGCCCGGCTTCACCTGCCCCACTTTCCACAGCTCGGCTTTGGCGATCGTCACCGGGCAGACAAAACCGCCAAGGCTGGGGCCATCGCGGGTGAGGATCACCGGGAAGTCACCGGTGAAGTTGATGGCCCCGATGGCGTATTCGCAGTCGTGCACGTTGGACGGGTGAAGCCCCGCCTCGCCGCCGTTGGGCCGTGTCCAGCTCGGCTTCGGGCCCACCAGGCGCACGCCGAGGCGGTTGGAGTTGTAATGAACCTGCCAATCGCTGGCAAAAAATGCGTCAATCGCTTCCTGGGTGAAAAAGTCCGGCGCGCCGTGCGGCCCGTAGAGCACGCCAATCCGCCAGATCTCCCCGTAGCGTGGGATCAGCGCCGGCGACAGCGCCCTGGCCTCGCTGATCGGCGCAGGCGTGGTGCAGGCGGCGAGCTCAGGACGAGAAATCGGCAGCTGATCGGCCACCTTCAGCGTGCGCCCGGCGTGTCCGCCAAACTGCCCCAGCGCGAAGGTGGAGCGGCTGCCGAGATACTCCGGCACGTCGAAACCGTTGCGCACCGCCAGATAGCCTCGACAGCCGGTCTGTGCGCGCCCGAGCGTCAGCGTTTGCCCGGCCCTGACCGCTACCGGCTGCCACAGCGCAACGGCCTCGCCATCAAGCTGCGCCTGGCAGTCGGCGCCGGTCAGAGCAATCAGTGCATCGCTGTGGAAATGCAGCACGGGCCCCTGAAGCGTAAATTCCAGCCCCGCCGCCGATTCATGGTTGCCGACAATGCGGTTGGCCAGGCGGAAGGCAAAATCGTCCAT from Klebsiella sp. WP3-W18-ESBL-02 includes the following:
- a CDS encoding GntR family transcriptional regulator, with product MTNDNDCVGKKRQAGLAERIYLALKNDIFDFRLMPGEHFSENEISERMAASRTPVRQALFWLEHEGYVQVYSRSGWQVKPFDFTYFEALYDLRIVLEMEAVKRLCMMSAEARREHLTPLLAFWCDAPQMAPGKALSRQDEAFHTALVRATGNSEMVRVHVELTEKMRIIRHLDFTREDRVDATYSEHAQVLQAISQQQMEEAQRILTAHISQSKAEVRKITLHRLQQARLQPVSP
- the uca gene encoding urea carboxylase, whose translation is MFNTVLIANRGEIACRAIRTLKRLGITSVAVYSDADKNAEHVKQADIALALGGEKASDSYLKIERIIAAARESGAQAIWPGYGFLSESLAFADACDRAGIVFIGPTAQQIGEFGLKHRARELAAQAGVPMTPGTGLLNSLDEALAAAQQIGYPVMLKSTAGGGGIGLTRCADAETLAQAWESVRRLGEQFFSDAGVFVERCVDRARHIEVQIFGDGKGNVVALGERDCSLQRRNQKVVEETPAPNLPAATRTALLNAAVQLGKLVNYRSAGTVEFIYDAALDAFYFLEVNTRLQVEHPVTESVTGLDLVECMLRVAADESIDWARLAQAPQGAAIEVRIYAENPLKNFQPAPGILTEVVFPDDVRIDTGVTTGSEVSAFYDPMIAKLIVHADTREAALAKLRTALNATRLHGIATNLDYLRQITASDAFVDGTAWTRMLDGVVAQSPVVEVIQPGTWSSIQDYPGRQGYWDIGVPPSGPMDDFAFRLANRIVGNHESAAGLEFTLQGPVLHFHSDALIALTGADCQAQLDGEAVALWQPVAVRAGQTLTLGRAQTGCRGYLAVRNGFDVPEYLGSRSTFALGQFGGHAGRTLKVADQLPISRPELAACTTPAPISEARALSPALIPRYGEIWRIGVLYGPHGAPDFFTQEAIDAFFASDWQVHYNSNRLGVRLVGPKPSWTRPNGGEAGLHPSNVHDCEYAIGAINFTGDFPVILTRDGPSLGGFVCPVTIAKAELWKVGQVKPGDRIRFYPISVEDAVARENALDRSIETLQTTALPAFPVPSLADRDGVSAAGLVSLPASATSPAIVYRQAGDNYILIEYGENVLDLALRLRVHVLMAHLRDLAHPGIKELSPGVRSLQVRYDSREISQQALVALLLEQEARIGDVSQMKVPSRIVHLPMAFEDSATLDAVSRYADTVRASAPWLPNNVDFIQRINGLASREAVKETIFDASYLILGLGDVYLGAPCAVPVDPRHRLLSSKYNPARTFTVEGTVGIGGMYMCIYGMDSPGGYQLVGRTLPIWNKFLKNEQFSAGEPWLLRFFDQVRFYPVSETELDRLRDDFREGRAAVRIEETTFDFQEHLRFLDAHAEDIAQFRQRQSAAFEEEVARWQLDEQQAVIESPLPIEDVTLDDGALAVTADMNGNIWKVLVAPGEAVDAGQPLIIVEAMKMELAIHAPQAGVVKRIGCQPGRPVSPGDALLWLEQEAVYDE